One region of Candidatus Hydrogenedentota bacterium genomic DNA includes:
- a CDS encoding thermonuclease family protein has product MSRIHANFFAIALIAYLAALPVCAQKTVSGKVIKVTDGDTIHLMTTDGIPVGVRLFGIDCPELGQDFGANAKKFTMDQCLNKRVKVMVRDTDPYGQTVGEVLALPEETNLNQALLTAGMAWWYHQHAPSDSTLEQLEKTARDSEIGLWSVSDPIPPWEWRKSSEATKDVVISAPEAKEIKTYKRPSTYQFSETPIPENHIRPELEQPSEAYQQPGFTSTPNNNLTIPNVDRPVVSPTNSKAPTTTGASNSQPTTDMVLVTPKGECYHRAGCRTLKNSQNPMERSKAIGRGYRPCRVCNP; this is encoded by the coding sequence ATGAGCCGAATCCATGCCAATTTTTTTGCTATTGCACTGATTGCCTATCTGGCAGCCTTACCTGTTTGTGCACAGAAAACAGTATCGGGCAAAGTCATCAAAGTTACGGATGGGGACACAATCCACTTGATGACGACCGATGGAATACCTGTCGGTGTGCGGCTTTTTGGGATAGATTGTCCGGAATTAGGGCAGGATTTCGGGGCCAACGCCAAGAAGTTCACAATGGACCAGTGCCTAAACAAACGAGTTAAGGTCATGGTTCGTGACACCGATCCATACGGTCAAACGGTTGGAGAGGTTCTCGCATTGCCAGAAGAGACAAATTTGAATCAAGCCCTTTTGACGGCCGGTATGGCTTGGTGGTATCACCAGCATGCCCCCAGTGATTCCACTTTGGAACAGCTTGAAAAAACGGCTCGCGATTCGGAAATCGGGCTTTGGAGCGTTTCTGATCCAATACCACCCTGGGAATGGCGAAAATCAAGTGAAGCCACCAAGGATGTTGTGATTTCTGCACCTGAAGCAAAAGAGATAAAGACCTACAAAAGACCGAGCACTTACCAGTTTTCCGAGACACCAATACCAGAAAATCACATACGCCCTGAGTTAGAACAACCTTCCGAGGCATATCAGCAACCTGGTTTCACTTCGACACCAAATAACAATTTGACAATTCCGAACGTTGACCGACCGGTGGTTTCTCCAACAAATTCCAAAGCCCCAACGACCACAGGAGCGAGTAATAGTCAACCAACCACTGACATGGTCCTTGTCACACCAAAAGGTGAATGCTATCACCGTGCAGGTTGTCGAACTCTTAAAAACAGCCAGAATCCGATGGAACGATCTAAAGCCATTGGAAGAGGATATAGGCCTTGCCGTGTCTGTAACCCTTAG
- a CDS encoding phage Gp37/Gp68 family protein codes for MSSNSAIEWTESTWNPVTGCTKISAGCKHCYAERMAKRLKAMGQPNYADGFKLSLHEQALEIPLSWKKPQTIFVNSMSDLFHKGVPLEFILKVFDVMRRADWHQYQVLTKRADRLKLLDPQLPWAPHIWMGVSVENQACADRIDALRGTGAQVKFVSFEPLIGPVDHVDLSGIHWAIVGGESGPGARPMAEAWVTSLRDQCLRTGTAFFFKQWGGVHKKKNGRLLEGRTWDEMPVTVRKTAPPVLLRRAAG; via the coding sequence ATGAGTTCGAATTCCGCCATAGAATGGACCGAATCCACGTGGAACCCGGTGACGGGGTGCACGAAGATCAGCGCCGGGTGCAAGCACTGCTATGCCGAGCGCATGGCGAAGCGGCTGAAAGCCATGGGGCAGCCGAACTATGCCGACGGCTTCAAGTTGTCGCTGCATGAGCAGGCGCTGGAGATTCCCCTGTCCTGGAAAAAGCCCCAGACCATCTTTGTGAACTCGATGAGCGACCTATTTCACAAGGGCGTCCCGCTGGAGTTTATCCTGAAAGTGTTCGACGTGATGCGCCGCGCGGACTGGCACCAGTACCAAGTGCTCACGAAGCGGGCCGACCGTCTGAAACTGCTTGATCCGCAGCTTCCCTGGGCGCCCCACATCTGGATGGGGGTCAGTGTGGAGAACCAAGCCTGCGCCGACCGGATAGACGCGCTACGCGGCACCGGCGCGCAGGTGAAGTTTGTCTCTTTTGAGCCGCTGATTGGCCCGGTGGACCATGTGGACTTGTCAGGCATTCATTGGGCCATTGTCGGCGGGGAGTCGGGGCCGGGCGCCCGACCCATGGCCGAGGCATGGGTCACCAGCCTGCGCGATCAATGCCTCCGGACCGGAACCGCCTTCTTCTTCAAGCAATGGGGCGGTGTCCATAAAAAGAAGAACGGGCGTCTGCTGGAGGGCCGGACCTGGGACGAGATGCCCGTCACCGTCCGCAAAACAGCGCCGCCCGTGTTACTCCGGCGGGCGGCCGGATAA